A region from the Lycium barbarum isolate Lr01 chromosome 8, ASM1917538v2, whole genome shotgun sequence genome encodes:
- the LOC132607008 gene encoding laccase-4-like: METWLRIFTLLACLYPALGITRHYKFNVVTRNMSRLCSSKPIVTVNGKFPGPTIYAREDDRVLIRVVNHVKYNVSIHWHGIRQLRSGWADGPAYITQCPIQPGQSYMYNFTITGQRGTLFWHAHILWLRATVHGAIVVLPKRGVPYPFPKPNHEAVVVLGEWWKSDTEAVINEALSSGLAPNVSDAHTINGHPGPVSNCPTQGGYTLSVAPGKTYMLRVINAGLNEELFFKIAGHKLTVVEVDATYVKPFKTDTIVVSPGQTTNVIVKADKSFGKYMVAVSPFMDAPIAVDNVTATATLHYSGALGSAPMTLTWAPPKNATSIANNFLDSLRSLNSKKYPAKVPKNVDHSLFFTVGLGVNPCPSCKPANGSRVVASINNVTFVMPTTALLQAHFFGIKGVFTTDFPANPPFVFNYTGTVPPANLATTNGTRVYRLPYNATVQLVMQDTGIIAPENHPIHLHGFNFFVVGKGVGNFNSKTDPKNFNLVDPVERNTIGVPSGGWVAIRFRADNPGVWFMHCHLEIHTTWGLKMAFLVDNGKGPNESLLPPPKDLPKC; encoded by the exons ATGGAGACTTGGCTTCGAATTTTCACCCTCTTGGCTTGCCTATATCCAGCTTTGGGCATTACTCGCCATTACAAGTTCAAT GTGGTAACGAGGAACATGAGTCGCCTATGTTCGAGCAAGCCCATTGTCACCGTTAATGGAAAGTTCCCAGGACCCACAATCTATGCTAGAGAAGATGATAGAGTGCTTATCAGAGTTGTTAACCATGTCAAATATAATGTCTCTATCCATTG GCATGGTATCAGACAACTTAGAAGTGGTTGGGCAGATGGTCCAGCATATATCACACAGTGTCCGATTCAACCAGGCCAAAGCTACATGTACAATTTCACAATTACCGGCCAAAGGGGTACACTCTTTTGGCATGCTCATATTTTGTGGCTAAGGGCTACTGTCCATGGTGCTATTGTCGTCCTGCCTAAACGTGGTGTGCCATATCCATTTCCCAAACCCAACCATGAAGCTGTGGTTGTTTTAG GTGAATGGTGGAAATCTGACACTGAAGCTGTGATCAACGAAGCTCTAAGTTCAGGATTAGCCCCTAATGTCTCCGACGCTCACACAATCAATGGTCATCCAGGACCTGTTTCCAATTGTCCGACCCAAG GTGGATACACATTAAGTGTTGCTCCTGGAAAAACATACATGTTACGAGTGATCAACGCTGGACTTAATGAAGAACTCTTCTTTAAAATTGCTGGCCACAAACTGACAGTAGTTGAAGTCGACGCCACTTACGTTAAACCCTTCAAAACCGACACAATTGTAGTATCCCCAGGCCAAACCACAAATGTTATAGTCAAAGCTGATAAAAGTTTCGGAAAATACATGGTTGCTGTTTCTCCCTTCATGGACGCCCCTATCGCGGTCGACAACGTGACAGCCACTGCCACGTTGCACTATTCGGGGGCACTAGGAAGTGCCCCCATGACCCTCACTTGGGCCCCACCCAAAAATGCCACTTCAATAGCCAACAATTTTCTCGATTCTCTTAGAAGCCTCAATTCGAAAAAATACCCTGCTAAAGTTCCAAAAAATGTAGATCATTCGTTGTTTTTCACGGTCGGACTCGGAGTCAATCCGTGTCCGTCCTGTAAACCGGCTAATGGAAGCCGAGTTGTCGCTAGTATAAATAATGTTACATTTGTAATGCCAACTACCGCACTTTTACAAGCGCATTTCTTTGGCATAAAAGGCGTATTCACAACGGATTTTCCAGCGAATCCGCCGTTCGTTTTCAACTATACGGGTACAGTACCACCTGCAAACTTGGCTACGACAAACGGTACCAGAGTTTATCGGTTGCCTTATAATGCAACAGTTCAATTAGTTATGCAGGATACTGGAATTATAGCCCCTGAGAACCATCCAATCCATTTGCATGGCTTCAATTTCTTTGTAGTTGGTAAAGGAGTAGGGAATTTCAATTCCAAAACGGACCCTAAGAATTTTAATCTTGTTGATCCTGTTGAAAGGAATACAATTGGTGTGCCTTCTGGAGGATGGGTCGCCATAAGATTCCGTGCAGACAATCCAG GAGTTTGGTTTATGCATTGCCATCTAGAGATACACACAACATGGGGATTGAAAATGGCTTTCCTTGTAGACAATGGAAAGGGTCCTAATGAGTCACTTTTGCCACCTCCAAAGGATCTACCAAAATGCTAA